One Priestia aryabhattai genomic window, CGGTAAAAATAACCAGTAAGAGAAATTAATTTATATTCTTCCCCCACTATAAACGGATAATAAATAACAACTTGAGCAAACTACTCATGCTAGTTACTTCATCGACTTATCACTTTGTAGACAGAAAAACTACCTTCCGTTGCCGCGTAGATAGTTTTTTTGTTTTTAACCTGTATATGGTATACAGCTTTAGTTAACATAATGTTCCTTCTAGGTACTTATAAAGTAAAGTGAAAATATAAATCGTAGTGAGTAATATCAGAAAAAACCCTCTGAAAAACGTCACAATAACTTATACGTACTTCTTAAATACGAACTAGCCTTGAAGGCTATAGGAGCAGGCTTAAGCCTGTTTTTTAGGTGGAATTTAGGTGATCTCTCCGTTCCCTGAACTAAAAATGAATATATCAGCTTAATTCTGCTCATTTTAATCATAGAGAATTAAAACTAAGGGGTTATGGAATGATACTACAGTCTTCTATTTTTACTGATTTCTACAAAAAATCTGTGGATCTTAATAAACAAATTTTGCACGCATGGGTTGAACATTCATTATTTGCTTGGCGCTGGTGGCTAGGTATTTTACTTATCGTTATTTCATTAACGCTTTGGATAAAGTATAGAAATCGAGAAAGTGCTGATCGATTACAATATGCTGGTTTATTTGTAGCTTTGGCTTCTTCAAATCTAGATTATATCGGAACATTTTTTGGGTTATGGAAATATGACTATGAGATATTTCCGGTCATATCGCATTACATTCCTTTTAGTTTTTTTGTATTACCTATTACGGTAATATTTCTTCTCCAAATAAGGCCAAGAACTAACCCTCTTTTAAAATCTCTAGCGTATTCCATTTTTTCCGTAATTGCTCTTCCGATTGTACATTGGATTGGGATATATGATCCTGTTAAATGGCATTACTTCTATTCATTCATAATACAATTTTTCATTTATTTAATTGCCCATTATATAAGTGGTACAGATAAATTTAAAAAGCTTTACTCTACCTAATGGGAGGGATTACTTCTGACCCACATAAAATTTTGCGATTAGAGCAAACTACACAAGACGCTCTGCAACGTCAGCTAAATATTGATTACCATTCAGGAAAGAAAAAAAATTACTGATCACACACCAGTAGTTTTTTCTTTTTTTAGGCTGTATATGATATACAGCTTTAGTTGACATAATCACAGTTATCAACAAGTACATATTCCTTAAAAAACTCTTGGGAA contains:
- a CDS encoding CBO0543 family protein, which translates into the protein MILQSSIFTDFYKKSVDLNKQILHAWVEHSLFAWRWWLGILLIVISLTLWIKYRNRESADRLQYAGLFVALASSNLDYIGTFFGLWKYDYEIFPVISHYIPFSFFVLPITVIFLLQIRPRTNPLLKSLAYSIFSVIALPIVHWIGIYDPVKWHYFYSFIIQFFIYLIAHYISGTDKFKKLYST